ACACCCCGGATATCCCGCTGGGGTCGTGGCTGGCCGGCTTGCCCGACGAGCGGCTGATCCGACTGCTGGAGCTGCGGCCGGACCTCGCCCAGCCCCCGCCCGGCAGCATCGCCGCGCTGGCCGCGCGCGCGCAGGCCCGCCAGTCGGTCAAGGCCGCCACCGACGAGCTCGACTTCCTGCGGCTGGCGGTGCTCGACGCGCTGTTGGTGCTGCAAGCCGATGCCACGCCGGTCCCGACGGCCAAACTGCTGGCGCTGATCGGCGAGCGCGCCCCCGAGGCGGACGTGGTCGGCGCGCTGGACGATCTGCGGGAGCGCGCCCTGGTCTGGGGTGACGCCGCGCTTCGTGTCGCACCCGACGCCGGGACGGCACTCCCCTGGTATCCGGGCCAGGTCACCCTCGAGGACGCCTCCCGCAGTGGCGAAGAGATCGCCGGCCTCATCGACGACCTCAGCGAGGCGCAGCTGGACGTGCTGGAAAGGCTTCTGGAGGGTTCCCCGATGGGCCGCACCCGTGACGCCGCGCCCGGCGCCCCCCCGGACCGGCCGGTGCCCCAGCTGCTGGCGATGGGCCTGCTGCGCCGCATCGACGCCGAGACGGTGATCCTGCCCCGCCACGTCGGGCAGGTGCTGCGCGGCGAACAGCCCGGCCCCATGCGATTGACCGCACCGGACCCGGTGGTCTCGACCACCACCACCGGCGACGTCGACGCGGCGGCGGCCGGCGCCACCATCGACCTGCTGCGAGAACTCGACGTCCTGATCGAAACGCTAGCCGCCGCACCGGTTTCCGAGCTGCGCAGCGGCGGACTGGGAATTCGGGACGTCAAACGGCTCAGCAAGGTGACCGGCATCGACGAGTCGCGGCTGGGTCTGGTCCTCGAGGTGGCGGCCGCGGCCGGCTTGATCGCGAGCGGGATGCCCGACCCGGAACCGGCAAGCGGCGAGGGCCCGTACTGGGCGCCGACCGTGGCCACCGAACGGTTCGCGGCGCTGCCCGCCGCCGAGCGCTGGCAGCTGCTGGCGACCAGCTGGCTGGACCTGCCGAGCCGGCCGGCCTTGGTCGGGACTCGGGGACCCGACGCCAAACCCTATGGCGCCCTTACCGATGCGCTGTACTCCACGGCCGCACCGCTGGATCGCCGGCTGCTGCTGGGGATGCTGGCCCACTTGCCGCCGGGTGCGGGTGTGAATGCGGTCGAAGCCTCCGCGGCACTCATCTGGCGACGCCCCCGCTGGGCCAAGCGGCTGCAGCCCGGACCCGTGGGTGACCTGCTGGCCGAGAGCCAGGCGCTGGGGCTGGTGGGGCGGGGTGCGCTCAGCACCCCCGGCCGTGCCCTGATCGACGACAGCGCCGACGCCCAGGCCGCGATCGATGCCATGGCGCGGGTCCTGCCCAAACCGATCGACTACTTCCTGGTCCAGGCCGACCTGACCGTGGTGGTGCCGGGCCCGCTGCAGCGCGACCTCGCCGAGCAGCTGGCCGCGGTGGCCACCGTCGAATCGGCCGGCACCGCGATGGTGTACCGGATCAGCGAGCAGTCGATCCGGCATGCGCTCGACGTGGGAAAGACCAGCGACTGGATGCATGCCCTGTTCGCCAACCATTCCAAAACTCCTGTGCCGCAAGGGCTTACCTACCTCATCGACGACGTCGCGCGCCGGCATGGCCAGCTGCGGATCGGCATGGCGGCTTCGTTTGTGCGATGCGAGGACCCGGCGCTGCTGGCGCAAGCCGTGGCCGCCCCCGCGACGGAAGGGGTGCAACTGCGCGCCCTGGCCCCGACGGTCGCGGTGTCTCCGGCTCCGATCGGCGAGGTGCTGGCCGCGCTGCGGGCGGCGGGCTTCGCCCCGGCGGCCGAGGACTCCACCGGCGCCATCGTCGACGTCCGGCCTCGTGGGGCCCGGGTGCCCACGCCCGCGCAGCGGCGGCCCTACCGCCCGATGCCGCGCCCGAACGCCGAGAACCTGAACGCGGTGGTGGCGGTGCTGCGAAAGGTGACCGCCGCACCGTTCGGCAACAATCGCGTCGATCCGGCGGTCACCATGTCGTTGTTACAGCGCGCGGCCAAGGAACAAGACACGTTGGTAATTGGTTATTTGGATGCCGCGGGTGTCGCGACCCAGCGGGTTGTGGCGCCGATCACCGTTCGGGGCGGTCAGCTCACCGCATTCGACTCGGCGTCTGGGCGTCTGCGCGAGTTCGCCATCCACCGCATCACGTCGGTGGTGTCGGCCGCCGGCCGATAATGGATGGGCGATGACTCGCGGCGACGATGCAGAGAATGAAAAGGAGCGGCGCCATTGACTGACGGCCCGTTGATTGTGCAGTCCGACAAGACGGTGCTGCTCGAAGTCGACCACGAGCAGGCCGGCGCGGCGCGCGCCGCCATTGCGCCGTTCGCCGAACTCGAGCGCGCGCCCGAGCACGTGCACACCTACCGCGTCACCCCGCTGGCGCTGTGGAACGCCCGCGCCGCCGGCCACGACGCCGAGCAGGTCGTCGACGCACTGGTCAGCTACTCGCGCTACGCGGTGCCCCAGCCGCTGCTGGTCGACATCGTCGACACCATGGCCCGCTACGGCCGCCTGCAACTGGTCAAACACCCGGCACACGGCCTCACGTTGGTCAGCCTGGACCGGGCGGTGCTCGAGGAGGTGCTGCGCAACAAGAAGATCGCACCCATGCTCGGCGCCCGGATCGACGACGATACGGTCGTCGTCCACCCCAGCGAGCGCGGCCGCGTAAAACAGATGCTGCTCAAAATCGGTTGGCCCGCGGAGGATCTCGCGGGTTATGTCGACGGCGAGGCACACCCGATCAGCCTGGCTCAGGAGGGCTGGCACCTGCGCGATTACCAGCAGATGGCCACCGATTCGTTCTGGTCCGGCGGCTCGGGAGTGGTGGTCCTTCCGTGCGGGGCCGGCAAGACGCTGGTCGGTGCTGCCGCGATGGCGAAGGCCAGCGCGACGACGCTCATTTTGGTCACCAACATCGTCGCGGCGCGGCAATGGAAGCGCGAGCTGGTGGCGCGCACCTCGCTGACCGAGGACGAGATCGGCGAATATTCCGGGGAGCGCAAGGAGATTCGGCCCGTCACCATCTCGACGTATCAGATGATCACCCGCCGCACCAAGGGCGAGTACCGGCATCTCGAGCTCTTCGACAGCCGCGACTGGGGGCTGATCATCTACGACGAGGTTCACCTGCTGCCGGCGCCGGTGTTCCGGATGACCGCCGACCTGCAATCCAAGCGGCGGCTAGGCCTGACCGCCACACTGGTCCGCGAAGACGGCCGCGAGGGCGATGTCTTCTCCCTGATCGGCCCGAAGCGCTATGACGCGCCGTGGAAGGACATCGAGGCCCAGGGCTGGATCGCGCCGGCGGAGTGCGTCGAAGTGCGGGTCACCATGACCGACAACGAGCGAATGATGTACGCGACCGCCGAACCCGAAGAGCGCTATCGGGTTTGTTCGACGGCGCACACCAAAATGGCTGTGGTCAAGTCGATTCTGGACAAGCACCCCGGCGAACAGACGCTGGTGATCGGCGCCTACCTCGACCAGCTCGACGAGCTGGGCGCCGAGCTCAACGCCCCGGTCATCCAGGGGTCGACCCGGACCAAGGAACGCGAGGAGCTGTTCGACGCGTTCCGCCGCGGTGACGTGTCCACGCTGGTGGTATCCAAGGTGGCCAATTTCTCCATCGACTTACCGGAAGCGTCTGTGGCCGTTCAGGTTTCGGGTACCTTCGGCTCCCGCCAGGAGGAGGCGCAGCGGCTGGGGCGGTTACTGCGGCCCAAGGCCGACGGTGGCGGCGCCATCTTCTACTCCGTAGTCGCGCGCGACAGCCTGGACGCCGAGTACGCTGCACACCGGCAGCGTTTCCTCGCCGAGCAGGGTTACGGCTACATCATCCGCGACGCGGACGACCTGCTGGGGCCGGCCATCTAGCCGCGAGCAGACCCAAACTCGCACGAAAAGCGCTGAACTAACACGAGTTTGCGTCTGCCCGCGCCGCTAACTAGAGCGACAGGATGGTCGCCGACGCGGTGCCGGGTGCGCCGTACACCTGGGCCAGGCCGACGCGCGGGTTGCCGGGCACCTGACGCTCGCCCGCCTCACCGCGGAGCTGACGCACAAGTTCGTGCATCTGCCGCAGCCCGGACGCGCCGATCGGCTCGCCGTTGGCGATCAACCCGCCGTCGGTGTTGACCGGCATCGAGCCGTGGATCTCGGTCGCGCCGTCGGCCAGTAGCTTCTCCTGCTCGCCGTCGGCGCACAGGCCCGTCTCGGCCATGTGGATCACCTCGTTGCCGGCGTCGGTGTCCTGAAGTTGCGCCACGTCGACATCCTCGGGGCCGATGCCGGCGGCCTCGTAGGCCGCCTTGGCCGCGTACACCGTCGGGGAGACGTCGCCGTCCAACGGAGCGAACGTGGC
This genomic interval from Mycobacterium sp. SMC-2 contains the following:
- a CDS encoding DNA repair helicase XPB, with amino-acid sequence MTDGPLIVQSDKTVLLEVDHEQAGAARAAIAPFAELERAPEHVHTYRVTPLALWNARAAGHDAEQVVDALVSYSRYAVPQPLLVDIVDTMARYGRLQLVKHPAHGLTLVSLDRAVLEEVLRNKKIAPMLGARIDDDTVVVHPSERGRVKQMLLKIGWPAEDLAGYVDGEAHPISLAQEGWHLRDYQQMATDSFWSGGSGVVVLPCGAGKTLVGAAAMAKASATTLILVTNIVAARQWKRELVARTSLTEDEIGEYSGERKEIRPVTISTYQMITRRTKGEYRHLELFDSRDWGLIIYDEVHLLPAPVFRMTADLQSKRRLGLTATLVREDGREGDVFSLIGPKRYDAPWKDIEAQGWIAPAECVEVRVTMTDNERMMYATAEPEERYRVCSTAHTKMAVVKSILDKHPGEQTLVIGAYLDQLDELGAELNAPVIQGSTRTKEREELFDAFRRGDVSTLVVSKVANFSIDLPEASVAVQVSGTFGSRQEEAQRLGRLLRPKADGGGAIFYSVVARDSLDAEYAAHRQRFLAEQGYGYIIRDADDLLGPAI
- a CDS encoding helicase-associated domain-containing protein, producing MTDNTPDIPLGSWLAGLPDERLIRLLELRPDLAQPPPGSIAALAARAQARQSVKAATDELDFLRLAVLDALLVLQADATPVPTAKLLALIGERAPEADVVGALDDLRERALVWGDAALRVAPDAGTALPWYPGQVTLEDASRSGEEIAGLIDDLSEAQLDVLERLLEGSPMGRTRDAAPGAPPDRPVPQLLAMGLLRRIDAETVILPRHVGQVLRGEQPGPMRLTAPDPVVSTTTTGDVDAAAAGATIDLLRELDVLIETLAAAPVSELRSGGLGIRDVKRLSKVTGIDESRLGLVLEVAAAAGLIASGMPDPEPASGEGPYWAPTVATERFAALPAAERWQLLATSWLDLPSRPALVGTRGPDAKPYGALTDALYSTAAPLDRRLLLGMLAHLPPGAGVNAVEASAALIWRRPRWAKRLQPGPVGDLLAESQALGLVGRGALSTPGRALIDDSADAQAAIDAMARVLPKPIDYFLVQADLTVVVPGPLQRDLAEQLAAVATVESAGTAMVYRISEQSIRHALDVGKTSDWMHALFANHSKTPVPQGLTYLIDDVARRHGQLRIGMAASFVRCEDPALLAQAVAAPATEGVQLRALAPTVAVSPAPIGEVLAALRAAGFAPAAEDSTGAIVDVRPRGARVPTPAQRRPYRPMPRPNAENLNAVVAVLRKVTAAPFGNNRVDPAVTMSLLQRAAKEQDTLVIGYLDAAGVATQRVVAPITVRGGQLTAFDSASGRLREFAIHRITSVVSAAGR